The Bacillota bacterium genome includes the window ACGCTCAGGTTGTTGCGGACGCCCGCCTCGGTGATGGTCCCCTCCGGCACCCGGAGCAGCTCCTCGGCCGTCACGCGCACGTCCTCCCGCTTCCGGTCGATCTGGTTGGGGCCGGGCATCCGGCGGTCGAAGACCTCCCTGGCCACGGGGACGAGGCCGGGGTGCGCCACCCAGGTGCCGTCGTGCCCGTCGCCGGCCTCCCGCTCCTTGTCCTCGCGGACCAGGGCGAAGGCGCGCTCATTCGCCTCCGGGTCGTCCCTGACCGGGATCTGCGCGGCCATGCCGCCGATGCAGTGGACGTTCCGGCGGTGGCAGGTGCGGATGGCCAGCTGCGTGTAGGCGCGCATGAAGGGGACGGTCATGGTCACCTGGGCGCGGTCGGGAAGGATCCACTCCTCGTGCGCGTGGAGCGTCTTGATGGTGCTGAAGATGTAGTCCCAGCGGCCGCAGTTGAGACCGGCCGAGTGGTCGCGCAGCTCCCAGAGGATCTCGTCCATCTCGAAGGCCGCCGGCAGCGTCTCGATCAGCACGGTCGCCTTGGTCACACCGTGGGGCAGGCCCAGCTGCCGTTCCGCCCAGGTGAAGACGTCGTTCCAGAGCCGCGCCTCCAGGTGGCTCTCCAGCTTGGGCAGGTAGAGGTAGGGCCCGCTCCCCCTCTCCAGGAGCTCGCGGGCGTTGTGGAAGAAGAAGAGGCCGAAGTCGACCAGCGCGCCGGAGGCCGACCGCCCGTCGACCCGGATGTGCTTCTCGGGGAGATGCCAGCCGCGCGGCCGGACCAGGAGGGTGGCCACCCGGTCGTTCAGCCGGTAGCGCTTCCCCTCCTCGCTGACGAAGTCGATCTGCCGGCGGACCGCGTCGCGGACGTTGATCTGCCCCTGGAGGACGTTCTCCCAGGTGGGGGAGTTGGCGTCCTCGAAGTCGGCCATGTAGGTGCTGGCCCCCGAGTTGAAGGCGTTGACCACCATCTTCCGGTCGGAGGCCGGTCCGGTGATCTCGACGCGCCGGTCCTGGAGGTCGGCGGGAATCGGGGCGACGACCCAGTCGGACTCGCGGACGCTCCTCGTCTCCTCCAGGAAGCCGGGCACCGCCCCCCGGTCGAAGGCCGCCTGCCGCTCCCGCCGCCGTTCCAGAAGCTCCAGGCGGCGGGCGCCGAACTCCCGCTCCAGCCGCGCGACGAAGGCCAGCGCCTCCGGCGTCGCAATCTCGGCGAAGGCCGGCGTCATCTCGGCCCGGATCTCCACCCCGTCGAGCGTCACCTTCTCCGCCACGGTCAGCGCCCCCCGTATTTCGCATTACGGAACGGTGTTCCGTTCTACTTCCCCTTTTCGCTCCCCCCTCCCGTCACCCTGCCGGCCGTTCTCGGGACCAGGAAGAGGAAGCGGTCCCGCCCCCAGGCGCGCGGAGATCCGGCCGGCCGCCTGGCGGACCAGCGGGATCAGCTCCTCGATGCGCGCCCCGCCCATGCGCATGGCGGGAGCGGAGATGCTGATGGCCGCCACCACCTGGCCGTGATGGTTGGAGACGGGCGCGGCCACGCAGACGATCCCTTCCTCGTTCTCCTCCAGGTCGAGGGCGTAGCCGGCCTCGCGCACCTGCCGCAGGTGGCGCCGGAGCTCCTCCGGGTCGGTGATGGTGCGCGGGGTGTGGCGGGGGAGCCCCTTCTCCGCCAGCAGCCGATCCAGTTCGGGCTCGGGGAGGTGGGCGAGGATCGACTTCCCCACCGCCGTGCAGTGGGCCGGCAC containing:
- the aceB gene encoding malate synthase A, encoding MAEKVTLDGVEIRAEMTPAFAEIATPEALAFVARLEREFGARRLELLERRRERQAAFDRGAVPGFLEETRSVRESDWVVAPIPADLQDRRVEITGPASDRKMVVNAFNSGASTYMADFEDANSPTWENVLQGQINVRDAVRRQIDFVSEEGKRYRLNDRVATLLVRPRGWHLPEKHIRVDGRSASGALVDFGLFFFHNARELLERGSGPYLYLPKLESHLEARLWNDVFTWAERQLGLPHGVTKATVLIETLPAAFEMDEILWELRDHSAGLNCGRWDYIFSTIKTLHAHEEWILPDRAQVTMTVPFMRAYTQLAIRTCHRRNVHCIGGMAAQIPVRDDPEANERAFALVREDKEREAGDGHDGTWVAHPGLVPVAREVFDRRMPGPNQIDRKREDVRVTAEELLRVPEGTITEAGVRNNLSVAVQYIAAWLGGRGAVPIFHLMEDAATAEIARTQLWQWLHHPRGVLDDGRRVTAELLEKLLDEEMAKIRAEVGEERSAGGDYEEARQILRQLTFQEELPGFFTLAMYERLP
- a CDS encoding IclR family transcriptional regulator produces the protein MPKEGDRVQALDRALDLLEQLAHHPRGLALGTLASRSGLHKSTTHRLLHTLAQRGYVLQSEDGVYRLGLRLLQLSSSLLEGIDLRAEARPVLQELLDRTNEVVHLVVMEQGEMVYIDKLEGTQTVRMHSSVGKRVPAHCTAVGKSILAHLPEPELDRLLAEKGLPRHTPRTITDPEELRRHLRQVREAGYALDLEENEEGIVCVAAPVSNHHGQVVAAISISAPAMRMGGARIEELIPLVRQAAGRISARLGAGPLPLPGPENGRQGDGRGERKGEVERNTVP